ACCATGACCTTTCGGCGGTCAACCATCACTCTCTTTAGAAGTCCATGCCGCCCATGTCAGGGGCGCCGCCGCCTGCGGGGGCCTTTTCCTTCTCGGGCTTGTCGCTGACAATCGCTTCGGTGGTCAGGATCAGCGCGCCGATGCTGGCGGCGTTCTGCAGCGCGGTGCGGGTCACCTTGGCGGGGTCCACGATCCCGGCGGCCACCATGTCGTCCACGTACTCGCCGGTTGCGGCGTTGAAGCCGAAGCGGGGCTTGTCGCTGTTGATCACGGCGTTCACGATGACGCTGCCTTCCTCGCCAGCGTTCATGGCGATCTGGCGGGCGGGCTCTTCCAGGGCGCGGATCAAGATGCGCGCGCCGGTGGCCTCGTCGCCGGTCAGGCCTTCAGCGGCCTTCTTGACGGCGGGGATGATGCGCAGCAGCGTGGTGCCGCCGCCGGCCACGATGCCTTCTTCCACGGCCGAGCGGGCGGTGGACAGGGCGTCTTCGTAGCGGTGCTTCTTTTCCTTCAGTTCGGTTTCGGTGGCGGCGCCCACGCGGATCACGGCCACACCGCCGGCCAGCTTGGCCAGGCGCTCCTGCAGCTTCTCGCGGGCGTAGTCGCTGTCGGTGGTTTCCAGTTCGCCCTTGATGGCGTTGACGCGGGCGTCAATCTGGCTCTGCTCGCCCTTGCCGTCCACAATGGTGGTTTCGTCCTTGGTGATGCGGATGCGCGCGGCGCGGCCCAGCATGTCCATGGTGACGTTTTCCAGCTTGTGGCCCAGGTCCTCGCTCACCACTTCGCCGCCCGTCACAGCGGCAATGTCGCGCAGCATTTCCTTGCGGCGGTCACCGAAGCCGGGGGCCTTCACGGCGGCGATGTTCAGCGTG
Above is a window of Deinococcus aquaedulcis DNA encoding:
- the groL gene encoding chaperonin GroEL (60 kDa chaperone family; promotes refolding of misfolded polypeptides especially under stressful conditions; forms two stacked rings of heptamers to form a barrel-shaped 14mer; ends can be capped by GroES; misfolded proteins enter the barrel where they are refolded when GroES binds) — encoded protein: MAKQLVFDEAARRSLERGVNAVANAVKVTLGPRGRNVVIEKKFGSPTITKDGVTVAKEVELEDKLENIGAQLLKEVASKTNDITGDGTTTATVLGQAVVKEGLRNVAAGANPLALKRGIEKAVAIAIEEIKALAVPVEDSDAIKKVAGISANDEAVGQEIASAMDKVGKEGVITIEESKGFDTEVDVVEGMQFDKGFINPYFITNPEKMEAVLEDAYILINEKKVSNLKDMLPILEKVAQTGRPLLIIAEDVEGEALATLVVNKLRGTLNIAAVKAPGFGDRRKEMLRDIAAVTGGEVVSEDLGHKLENVTMDMLGRAARIRITKDETTIVDGKGEQSQIDARVNAIKGELETTDSDYAREKLQERLAKLAGGVAVIRVGAATETELKEKKHRYEDALSTARSAVEEGIVAGGGTTLLRIIPAVKKAAEGLTGDEATGARILIRALEEPARQIAMNAGEEGSVIVNAVINSDKPRFGFNAATGEYVDDMVAAGIVDPAKVTRTALQNAASIGALILTTEAIVSDKPEKEKAPAGGGAPDMGGMDF